ATCGTGCCGATGGTGGCGCCACTGCATCGGATGTACTGAGTCTTCCACTCCTGGAATATCCCCAAAATCCTGGCAAGCTCCTTACGGTCCTCGTCGTTGAAGAAGGACATCCGGTCGGGGTCTTCAAGCGTCAGTTCCATCGTGGAGTAGATGGTACCTGCCAGAGCCACAAGCACCTGGAGATATCCAGTGCTAGTTGGGAACTCCTGACCAAAGAGGTCGAGGGCATATTTTCCCGGGGACTCTTCGAACGGACTCCAGGTGAGGCAGTGCAGTTTGAGCTGCATGGACAGGCTGAGAATGATGATGCGCAGCGTGTGGGCATCCTTTGCCGAGTTGAGCATCAAGCGCAAAGCGCTCTTGAGGTCTTCGTACACGGTTTGCCCTTTCGAGTCGAGGAACTTTCAAACGAACTGATGACTAAAATACCATCAGAATATAGAATCGTCAAGATTCGATATGACAGTTGTAGGTTGACGTTCTACAATAGGGCCAATGTCTAAACCAGTTATGCGCACAGCAACCGAAGAAGAAATCGCTAGGTGGGATGAGTTGGTGGTGGCCAACCCCGATGGGGGACAGTGGTTGCAAACCAAGCCTTGGGCCGATTTTCGGTCTCGACATGGGTTCACGCCCAGGTTTCAAATCTTTGAAAGCGGTACGGCTAAAGTCGCCACTCTGTTCCTGGAACGTCAGGTGGCTGGCTTTGGTAGATTTTGGTATGCCAGCAAGGGGCCGGGGATCACTGATGCTGCCCAACTCCAGGATTTTGTTGCCGCCTTAAAGCAAAACGATTCTGGGGCCTTCTTTGCCCGGTTGGAGCCAACTGTACTGGAAGATAACGCTCAGGCTTCGGAACTGGCTCAGATGGGCTTAAAACGCGCCAGGCAGCAAATTCTAAAGGCTACTATCGTCGTCGATCTCAGTCCCAGCGAGGATGAGAGCTTGGCTAGCTTCAAACAAAAGACTCGCTATAACGTCCGCTTGGCCAGTCGCCACGGAGTAACGGTTGAGGCGGTCGAACCAAGTCCAGAGAATTTGAACCAAATGTATGATCTGATGCTGACGACTCAAGAGCGAGCCGGCTACTTTTTGCATACCCGCCAGTACTTCTTGGATTTGTGGCAGGCTCTGGCTAGCGCGAATATGGGACAGCTATTCTTTGCTCGTTACCAAGGCCAGGTTCTGGCCGGTGTCTTTGCTATTTACCTGGGCAAGAAGGGCTGGTATAAAGACGGCGGATCGGTGCGGGAGCACACCAACGTGATGGCGCCGTACTTACTGCAGTGGGAAGTGATGCGCTGGCTCAAATCCAAGGGTGTTGAATCTTACGATCTGGTGGGAGTAGCTCCGCGCGAACAGGCCGGGCATCACATAATGGATTCTCTCGAACATTTTAAAGCCGGCTTTAGCCAGAATGTGGTCGAGTGGATCGGGACTTATGATCTGCCGCTAAGTTCAAAATATGGTCTCTGGCAAAAAGGCGGGGAGCGTCTGGCCGTGGCTTATCATGCTCGAATCAAAAAGGAGTTTTTGTACTAATGAATATTTGTCATACTGAACTGGTTTCAGGATCTAATCACAGAGATTCCCAATCCGGAGCGTTATACTTCCGGTTGAGAATGACAGATAGTGAGGTAATTAATGCTGCGTAAGATCGTCAAAGCCCTAATTCCGCGCCAACTCTTCAAAAAGATTGAGCCCTACGGCCACTTGGCCGAGGCTGTGCTGGCTAATGTCATCAATGGCTTTCCGGCCCGCGGCCTCAAAGTTATTGGCGTAACTGGTACCGATGGTAAAACCACCACCGCGACCTTGATCTATACCATGCTGAATAATTCTGGGCACAAGACCGGGTTAATGACGACTATCGGCTACGGTACACCTGACAATTGGCATGATAATTACGTCCACATGACGACGGTTTCGAGCTTTAATCTGATGAAGCGGATTAAAGAGCTCAAAGCTCAGGGCATCGACTGGTTGGTGCTGGAAACTACCAGCCATGCCCTGGCCCAAAACCGAGTTTGGGGGATCCCATACAGTGTGGCCGTAATGACCAATGTGACGCATGAACACTTGGACTACCATGGCACTTTTGAGCGCTACCGCGATGCCAAACTTCGACTCTTCAAACTGGCCAATCAGAATCGCCGAGGACTACGGGCTGGGATTATTAACGCCGAAGATGTCAGCGCTGAGCTGTTTGCTGGAGCCGTCAAAAACCCCATCCTTTATGGGTTAGCTACTGGCGATCTGCGGGCTGAGAATGTTCAAACTAGCGGGCAGGGGAGTATGTTTAAAGCCGTTTATAAAAATCGAAACATAGATTTAACCCTGAATTTACCTGGCCAATTTAACATTGCCAATGCTTTAGCAGCGGTTGGCGTCGGCCTTGCTATCGGTCTAAAAGACAACCAAATTGCCACTGGCATTGCGGCTCTCAAAAACGTCGAGGGCCGCATGAACACCATCGATGAAGGTCAAGATTTTAGCGTCATCGTCGACTTTGCGCATACGCCGGACAGCTTTGAAAAGATCTTGAGTGATTTGCGGAGCTCAACTAAAGGGCGTTTGATTGCCGTCTTCGGCTCCGCCGGTCGGCGCGATGAGGCCAAACGGTCGGCTCAGGGTCAGATCGCTGGTAAATACGGCGATCTGGTGGTGGTGACGGAAGAGGATGATCGCGATACCGATGGCAACACCATCATGATTCAAATCGCCGAGGGCGCTGGCCGCAGCGGTAAACGCGAAGGCGAAGATTTGTTTATGATCCATGATCGGACCAAAGCCATCCAGTATGCCGTTGACCAGGCCAAAAGCGGTGACACGGTAGTGCTTTTGGGCAAGGGGCACGAAAAGACTATGGAGAGTGCCGATGGTGAGCACCCCTGGGATGAGCTGGCCGTGGCCCGCCAGGCCATTCGTAATCGCTTGGATAAACAGTGAACTTTGATCGCCGCATCACCCTTTATTTAGTGATAATTTTTACCTTGTTATTAATAATTGTCGGCCTGGAACGCAGCTATATAGCGACCCGCCAGCTGCAAAAACTCTACGCTCAACCCGCCTCGCAGAATTGAAAAATAACTTTCATGCCTAACAGTGGGCAGACGATCTAACTTCTTCTCCCAGCCCATTTTTTATGTAAGCTCACTCTACTTACTTCCATTACGACTACTAACCTAGTCGATACAAAAAAATGGGCTGGGGAGCCTATCTCTTGGATCAACTAGAGCAGGGTGTTCGTTTTACTTCTCCCACCACCAAACCCCTCACAACCTGCTAAATGGCGTAATTCAGGCATTCAGCTAGAAGAGTGTATTTATTAAATCCAGACAGCAGATTGCGAAGGACTAAGTAAGGGGAGATATAGACTGAGCAATCTGCTCTAACTTAACAAAAAAGAAAACCCACCCCACCAATTTTTTTGTATCGACTAAGTAAATGACAAGACTGCGGGGGCAATAAGAGTAAGCTTACCCAAAAAATTGGTGGGGAGAGAAATTAGAATGTAACTTGCTGATGGGATACAAGCTGTTAGCCCGGGCCTCAAATCATTTAATCGATAAAATTATCAGCGCCAAAATGGCTAGCATAACGCCGAAGTAGTCTTTGACGGAGAGGACTTCTTTTAAGAAAAGTACGCCCAAAATGTTGGCCATGACAATGCCGGTGATAGCAAAGAGGGTGACGGTTTTACCGAGGTCGACTTTAGTAAAGACGTAGAATTGAGCAAAGGTAAAAACCACACGAGCCACTGCGTACCACAAAAACCAGGGTTGAACAAAGGTTGAGACGTTGAAGGCGGCGTGTTTGAGATTGGCCCTGGCCAACAAATCAGTCAGTGAAAACAGCAGTTGGGTAATGAGGATGACGATGATCGGGCTCAAGTTCTCAGCTCCAAAGTTATACATTTAACGCCGCCGCCAGATTTTTTGAACTCGCTGATATCGACCATGATGGGGTTGTAGCCGCGTTTACGCAGGTCGCCAGCTAGTGCCGGGGCTTGGCTGCTCATGATGACATTATGCCCGTCGCTTACGGCATTCAGACCAAAGGCAGCGGCCTCCGACTCCTCAGCTTCGATTAACATCAAACCACTGTCCTTAATCTTTTTGCGGCTGGCATCATCAAAAGCGCTGGGGAAGTACATAATGGTGCGGGCATCGAGCGGGCAGAAGCAAGTGTCTAGATGGTAAAACCGCGGATCAACCAACTTCAAGCTAATAACTTCGCGGTCAAAGAACTTAGCAACTTCCGTGTGGGAGGCTTTGTCGGAGCGGAAGCCGTAACCGGCAAAAATCCATCCATTGGCTACCAAACAATCGCCCTCGCCCTCCCAAACGTTTTCAGTCACTTTTACTTTTGAGTAACTATGATTTTCAAACCATTCCCGGTTGATGGCTGTTTCCGGCTGGCGCTCCTCATATTTGAAATTGCTCAATAAAACTTTGCCATCCAAGATCAGGCCGGCATTGGCTGTAAAAATCAGATCCGGCACGGCCTCGTGTGGTTCGATGAAGAGCACACTGTGACCAAGCTTTAAATAAATATCTCGAACCGATTCCCATTGAACCCGGGCTTTGGCAATATCAACGGGGTCATTTTGGTGCATCCAATCATTAATTTCGTAATCAACCCGGAAATAAGTTGGCGGACACATCAAATACGATCTAGCCATAAGCGTATTATACGCCGGAAATTTTAAGCATAAGAGGTTGACTTTTTTGGGTTAATATTATAGAATCCAGCCAACTTGATTCTCAAGTAGAATTCCCCGAGCAGAGGAGCTTGACATGGGGAAACGTATGCGACGCCTAAGTTTGGGCGTGGTTGGGGCCATCATCATCGCCTTTGGTTTGATGTTGCTGGCGACCGCCGGTTCGGCTAGTTCGACCGGGGTCAACCCCAGCGGCACTGCCGCCGTTCACAAGAGCGCAAGTGCGAACCAACCGCCCGGCAACAATGGCACCATCAAGATCGACGGTGTCGTATTCGACGACCAGCCGAATAACGAGCCGCATGTCTGCATTTTCCAGGTCGATTGGTATGCCTTCGACGCCAACGTGGTATCCCACGTAACGTTCGCGGTCCATCCACCAACCGGCAACCAGGTCATCCTGACCGATGACGTGCAGCTGGACAACGACGACGCGTCGGGCGGGGGCTCTGTAGCGGGCCTGGACGGCTCGCGTACCTACGACCTTTCGGCGCTGTTGGCCAACTTCACGCCGCAGCCCCAGCAGGGCTATCACGTCGAGCTGACTACCGACACACCTGGGTCTATCGGCGCCGACGTCAAACACAAGGAGTTCTGGGTGCACTGCGAGACCCCGCCGACGACTACGTCGCCACCAACAACGACGCCGGTCACGACAACCACCTCGACCTCAACGACCACGATGCCGGTGACGACGACGGTGCCCGTGACAACATCAACCACCACGGTGCCGGTGACAACGTCGACCACCACGACCACCGTCCCGGTCACGACAACTGTGCCCGAGACGACCCCAACAACGGTCCCGGTGACGACCACGCCGCCAACGACTGTTCCACCGACGACGCCACCAACCACGGTGCCACCAACGAGTGCTCAGCCAACAACGGTGCCACCGACGACGGCTACGCCGCCGACAACGACTGGCCTGCCTTTCACCGGCAGCAGCCATTCCGGTCCCATGACGGGTGCCGGACTGGCCCTGGTGGTCCTGGGTGCGGCCATGATGTTTGGTTCTCGCCGTCGTAACAGTCTGGTCTAACACTTGCCCGCTCGGGGGAAAACTGGGGCGGCTCTTCGGAGCCGCCCCTTTTCGTTAGATGAGCTTACCGTTAGACTTATGAATAATGCAGATTGACCACAACATTTTCAAAGCTTATGACATTCGGGGCACCTACCCCGACCAAATTAATGAACGGGTATGTAGCCTAATTGGCTGGGCC
Above is a genomic segment from Candidatus Saccharimonadales bacterium containing:
- a CDS encoding peptidoglycan bridge formation glycyltransferase FemA/FemB family protein, which translates into the protein MSKPVMRTATEEEIARWDELVVANPDGGQWLQTKPWADFRSRHGFTPRFQIFESGTAKVATLFLERQVAGFGRFWYASKGPGITDAAQLQDFVAALKQNDSGAFFARLEPTVLEDNAQASELAQMGLKRARQQILKATIVVDLSPSEDESLASFKQKTRYNVRLASRHGVTVEAVEPSPENLNQMYDLMLTTQERAGYFLHTRQYFLDLWQALASANMGQLFFARYQGQVLAGVFAIYLGKKGWYKDGGSVREHTNVMAPYLLQWEVMRWLKSKGVESYDLVGVAPREQAGHHIMDSLEHFKAGFSQNVVEWIGTYDLPLSSKYGLWQKGGERLAVAYHARIKKEFLY
- a CDS encoding UDP-N-acetylmuramoyl-L-alanyl-D-glutamate--2,6-diaminopimelate ligase, with the translated sequence MLRKIVKALIPRQLFKKIEPYGHLAEAVLANVINGFPARGLKVIGVTGTDGKTTTATLIYTMLNNSGHKTGLMTTIGYGTPDNWHDNYVHMTTVSSFNLMKRIKELKAQGIDWLVLETTSHALAQNRVWGIPYSVAVMTNVTHEHLDYHGTFERYRDAKLRLFKLANQNRRGLRAGIINAEDVSAELFAGAVKNPILYGLATGDLRAENVQTSGQGSMFKAVYKNRNIDLTLNLPGQFNIANALAAVGVGLAIGLKDNQIATGIAALKNVEGRMNTIDEGQDFSVIVDFAHTPDSFEKILSDLRSSTKGRLIAVFGSAGRRDEAKRSAQGQIAGKYGDLVVVTEEDDRDTDGNTIMIQIAEGAGRSGKREGEDLFMIHDRTKAIQYAVDQAKSGDTVVLLGKGHEKTMESADGEHPWDELAVARQAIRNRLDKQ
- a CDS encoding arginine deiminase-related protein, with product MARSYLMCPPTYFRVDYEINDWMHQNDPVDIAKARVQWESVRDIYLKLGHSVLFIEPHEAVPDLIFTANAGLILDGKVLLSNFKYEERQPETAINREWFENHSYSKVKVTENVWEGEGDCLVANGWIFAGYGFRSDKASHTEVAKFFDREVISLKLVDPRFYHLDTCFCPLDARTIMYFPSAFDDASRKKIKDSGLMLIEAEESEAAAFGLNAVSDGHNVIMSSQAPALAGDLRKRGYNPIMVDISEFKKSGGGVKCITLELRT
- a CDS encoding LPXTG cell wall anchor domain-containing protein, with the protein product MHCETPPTTTSPPTTTPVTTTTSTSTTTMPVTTTVPVTTSTTTVPVTTSTTTTTVPVTTTVPETTPTTVPVTTTPPTTVPPTTPPTTVPPTSAQPTTVPPTTATPPTTTGLPFTGSSHSGPMTGAGLALVVLGAAMMFGSRRRNSLV